Proteins from one Ranitomeya variabilis isolate aRanVar5 chromosome 1, aRanVar5.hap1, whole genome shotgun sequence genomic window:
- the MFSD8 gene encoding major facilitator superfamily domain-containing protein 8, producing the protein MASVVDEDDECAPLLPSSDPGFIVETQQEHKSRWRSIRVMYLTMFLSSVGFSIVVTSIWPYLEKIDPSANTSFLGWVIASYSLGQMVASPLFGLWSNHRPRREPLVVSISILVAASCLYTYVHVPASHNKYYMLIARALVGFGSGNVAVVRSYVAGATSLSERTSAMANISAFQALGFILGPAFQAAFTLIGEVGVTFTAIKLQVNMYTAPSLMGAFLGIVNIILIFAIFREHQVDDHGKKIGSINYASESTETINESEEPVDRIAVVSSNIQFFIILFIFAIFETISTPLTMDMYAWTRTQAVFYNGIILAAIGVESVIVFIAVKILSKKTGERILLVGGLATIWVGFFIMLPWGDQYPSIQWAEIQNTTKHNSSLLVSSPSTSGNHTAEPTGCPATQSWCFYTPIIHLAQYIMSDILIGLGYPVCSVMCYTLYSKIIGPKPQGVYMGCLTAAGSAARTLGPVFVSEIYTHLGPRWTFGLICGIVASSLLHLVTVYRRLIAFSVRYGKLQQ; encoded by the exons ATGGCGTCCGTAGTAGATGAGGATGATGAGTGCGCACCATTGCTGCCATCCTCAGACCCAGG atTCATTGTAGAAACACAACAGGAACATAAAAGCAGATGGCGGTCCATCCGAGTCATGTACCTCACCATGTTCCTCAGCAGTGTGG GATTTTCAATTGTGGTGACTTCAATTTGGCCGTATCTTGAAAAG ATTGACCCAAGTGCTAATACAAGCTTTCTTGGCTGGGTAATAGCATCCTACAGTTTGGGACAGATGGTTGCATCTCCTTTGTTTGGTTTGTGGTCTAACCACAGGCCAAGAAGAGAACCTCTGGTGGTCTCCATATCTATACTGGTAGCTGCTAGCTGCCTTTACACCTATGTGCACGTTCCGGCCTCACACAACAAGTATTACATGCTCATTGCTCGAGCATTGGTTGGTTTTGGATCAG GAAATGTAGCTGTTGTCCGGTCATATGTCGCTGGTGCAACCTCGCTATCAGAAAGGACAAGTGCCATGGCTAATATTAGTGCTTTTCAAGCTCTTGGCTTTATCCTTGGTCCTG CATTTCAGGCTGCATTTACATTAATTGGAGAAGTAGGAGTGACCTTCACAGCCATCAAACTCCAAGTGAACATGTACACCGCACCATCTCTTATGGGCGCTTTTCTTGGCATTGTGAATATAATTCTGATCTTTGCAATATTCAG AGAACATCAAGTTGATGATCATGGAAAGAAAATAGGAAGCATAAACTATGCATCTGAAA GTACAGAGACCATAAATGAAAGTGAAGAGCCTGTTGATCGGATCGCGGTCGTTTCATCAAATATTCAATTCTTCATCATTTTATTCATATTTGCCATTTTTGAGAC GATCTCCACCCCACTGACAATGGATATGTATGCATGGACCAGGACACAAGCGGTGTTCTACAATGGAATTATCTTGGCCGCAATTGGCGTCGAGTCAGTTATAGTGTTCATTGCTGTGAAAATTCTTTCTAAAAA GACTGGAGAACGAATACTGCTTGTTGGGGGATTGGCTACTATTTGGGTTGGATTCTTTATTATGCTACCTTGGGGAGATCAGTATCCCAGCATACAGTGGGCAG AAATCCAGAATACAACCAAACATAACTCTTCCTTATTGGTTTCAAGTCCCTCAACTTCTGGCAATCACACGGCAGAACCAACGGGGTGTCCAGCTACTCAGTCCTGGTGTTTCTATACACCCATTATCCACCTAGCTCAGTATATCATGTCAGACATTTTGATCGGTTTGGGTTACCCAGTCTGTAGTGTCATGTGTTATACTTTGTACTCTAAAATTATAGGTCCGAAACCACAG GGAGTCTATATGGGATGCCTAACTGCTGCCGGTAGTGCAGCCCGGACCCTGGGACCTGTGTTTGTCAGTGAAATCTATACCCATCTGGGACCACGATGGACCTTTGGATTGATCTGTGGCATTGTCGCAAGTTCTCTCTTACATCTGGTTACAGTTTACAGAAGACTTATTGCCTTTTCAGTAAGATACGGCAAATTACAGCAATGA